In the Paenibacillus sp. genome, GTCAGAACCCTTATGCGTACGTGGAGAATAACCCGCTGATCTATACAGACCCAAGCGGACTGACTAGAAGCGGTGACATTGCAAGAGCAAACATAGAGTATGCGAGAAAGGTCGGCAGCGGCAGCGAAGCGTTTTGGGCGATAAGGTCCAAACTCGGTACTGAAGCGAGACAGTTTTTCCCCGAAGCCGAGAACGATGCCAATAATACGTTCAAATGGCTATTCAGCCTAGCGACGAAAACGAATGGGAACCCGGACTACAACACCGACGGGAACGCAGCATGGGCTACGGAAAAACTTGTGGCGATATTCCAAGGGCAGTATGAATTGGAACAAGAAGCTGTTCCGGGCATGCTTGTTGAAGCGGCGGTAGACTTGGTTGGAAGCAGATTTAAACTAACACGAAATGTCCATCTGAAAAAGCCGATACAGCTCCACCATTATGTAACCAATAAAAGTAAAAAGTTCACCGCACAAATGGAAAAGATAGTAACAAAATACGGATTAAAGCTTGATGAAAAGTGGAATAAAGAGTATCTCCCTCATCAGGGCAGACATCCCGATGCATACCATCAATATATTTTAGACAATCTACAAAGATTTGATGAGGTTGCCGCAGGGGACAAGGACGTCTTTTTGCAACTATTCGAAGGGTTAAAAGGAGAAATTAGAAGCAATCCAGAAATGATGTATAAGGCTTACTGGGAAGCTAAGAAGTAATAGTATGAACGTGCCGCTTTACTGCAGAGGAACCGAATCTTCGTGGGAGGCTGAAGGGTGAAGTATTATAAATTAATGACGGACTTTTCATCGAACGAGGATGTCGTTTGTACCATTGCCGATTTACAAGGCATTCAAAAGTTTGACGTGCTTAAAGGGAAGCCCGCGGTTCATTGGAACGAGAATGTGACCTTTGAGTACAATGCAGCGGATGGGTCGGTATTGACGGATTACCTCGCCAACGATATGGGATGGTTTCTCGTTTCCGAGGCATTTAAGACGGCCATCCAACAGACGGCTGAAGGACAGGTCGAATTTTTGCCCGTAAAACTTGTGGAAACTCAGACCCGGCAAACCGTGATCTATTATGTCGTTAATGTAACGAAAGTAGTAGATGCGCTGGACTTGGACCATTCTGATCATACCTTCTTCGAAGCCAATAATATCAGAGTGTTGTCTGTGAAAAAGTATACGCTGCTTGAGGGAGCCATCGGGGATGCGAACATATTCAAATTATTAGGAGATGAAATTCCGGTCTTCGTATCCGAATCGGTCAGGAACAGAATAGAAGAATCCAAATTAACGGGATGCAAGTTTTTGGAAGTGGGAATCCACAGATAGCTTTCGTCAGTAGTAATGACCGCAATGCGAGTAACTTACGCATTGCGGTTTTTCTTTACAAAAGGGTCGGACCGGCAAGTGAAGTCCTCGATTTACCAGACGGCGAGCGCCCGTGCGCTTTTACCCTTGACACCCTGAAATCGCCCCCCGTTCTCGAACGTTATGGGAACGAAAGCAAGCGAGAGAGGGTTAACGGAATGAAAAAGAACACGAGGCGCTTGATTACATGGGGGCTGGGGGCGGCTGCGCTTTCGGCCGCTTTGTTGTTTTTGACGGCGGCGTCCTATGTCACGTCGCTCGACGTGTCGAAGCTGGGGGAGCCTTTGGCGCAGCCGACCGTCATTTTGGATCGGGACGGGGAAGAGATCTACCGGTTGTCCGTGCGCAAATTCGAGCCGGCGTCGATCGAGCGGATGCCGGACGTGCTGCTCCAGGCGATCGTGGCGGTCGAGGACCGGCGATATTATGAACATCCCGGCGTGGACGTCCGGTCGATCGCGAGGGCGCTGTACGTGGACTTGCGGCAGGGGGAATACGCGGAAGGCGCGAGCACGATTACGCAGCAGCTCGCGAAGACGGCGTTCTTGACGCCGGACAAAAGCATCGAGCGGAAGCTGAAGGAAGCGGCGTACGCGCTCAAAATCGACATGTCGTACGATAAGCAGGAAGTGCTGGAGCGGTACCTCAACTCCATTTATTTCGGCGAGGGCGCTTGGGGCGTGCAGGCGGCGAGCCGGACGTACTTCGGGAAGGACGTGTCCGAGCTGACGCTCCCGGA is a window encoding:
- a CDS encoding imm11 family protein; the protein is MKYYKLMTDFSSNEDVVCTIADLQGIQKFDVLKGKPAVHWNENVTFEYNAADGSVLTDYLANDMGWFLVSEAFKTAIQQTAEGQVEFLPVKLVETQTRQTVIYYVVNVTKVVDALDLDHSDHTFFEANNIRVLSVKKYTLLEGAIGDANIFKLLGDEIPVFVSESVRNRIEESKLTGCKFLEVGIHR